A single window of Antennarius striatus isolate MH-2024 unplaced genomic scaffold, ASM4005453v1 scaffold_25, whole genome shotgun sequence DNA harbors:
- the LOC137591707 gene encoding DIS3-like exonuclease 2, translating to MDPPPGAQRAQQSREPRRNQSQSSAPPRKDAYARLLSQHSSSRFRLYVEQHARHVTFDREGLEPGAPPPGHSPPQRKRDQRSNESPGCSDSPLSMKTKDETPRSVRLENPITHNPLQDAKGRQGVSDRQRRGQRNTPPSQDVDMGSGDELGPLNNVQSRKNPLPEPPQPPHNTGPNGPEQENPPQSKRKGLPKNPQGASPSGLDSSRAPPSKDKRLQPRGGASGGSTKGGRGVKKPVFESYMSPQEVSQRLKRGELLQGQLRINPKKYHEAYISPPDDSWDIFLDGVAARNRALNGDVVAVQLLPRAQWKVVRADPEGEGSSESDVQKEALACSDVGGVSRALEGTSLTATGEPLEGPPAPSSEEGPPAPSGERLQRTAKVVYIVERKHSRAAVGFLKPLPDKPFALFSPSDHRVPRVNVPLDDCPGGFSSCPSAFSSTLFICRITGWEADSSFADGRLAKTLGQAGDIEPETEGILTENDVDSSDFPPEVLDCLPQDAPWTVPPQELSRRRDLRKECVFTIDPTTARDLDDALSCKLLPDGNFEVGVHIADVSYFVEENTALDAAASQRATSVYLVQKVVPMLPRLLCEELCSLNPLTDRLAFSIVWKLTPEGKILSEWIGRSVIRSCVKLSYDHAQSLIEAPEGTVLVGGLPPVDLDHPVERVHQAVLHLHAIAQKLRAQRFSNGALRLDQVKMSFTLDRDTMMPQGCYLYQYRDSNRLVEEFMLLANMAAAHRIHRSFPERALLRCHPPPKTKMVDELQELFDQLGLEIDLSSSGALHRSLNAAVGEDEFSSVRKEVLTHMCARPMQVALYFCSGGLSPERFRHYALNVPLYTHFTSPIRRYADILVHRLLGASLGGGPGLSLSAEQLQKQASLCNDRKSTSKRVQELSSELFFGVFVKECGPLESQAMVMGVLNESFDVMLLRYRVQKRIYCKSVGGLKSFRHRKLGRRSELSLEWNPENPEDPPVEQVITLFTLVDVQLRTDAGLKFSAALQRPPRPEPEPAAAEPVTDGSRSSE from the exons ATGGACCCCCCCCCAGGGGCCCAGAGGGCCCAGCAGAGCCGGGAGCCCAGACGGAACCAGAGCCAGTCCAGCGCCCCCCCCAGGAAGGACGCTTACGCCCGGCTGCTCAGccagcacagcagcagcaggttccGGCTGTACGTGGAGCAGCACGCCAGGCACGTGACCTTTGACAGGGAGGGGCTTGAGCCCGGCGCCCCGCCCCCCGGCCACAGCCCCCCGCAGAGGAAACGAGACCAGAGGTCCAACGAGTCCCCCGGCTGCAGCGACTCCCCCCTCTCCATGAAAACCAAAGACGAGACCCCCCGTTCTGTTCGCCTGGAAAACCCCATTACCCACAATCCACTGCAGGACGCCAAAGGCAGGCAGGGCGTGTCCGACAGACAGCGGCGGGGACAGAGGAACACCCCCCCCAGCCAGGATGTAGACATGGGGTCCGGTGACGAGCTCGGTCCCTTGAACAACGTCCAGTCCAGGAAGAACCCGCTGCCGgaacccccccagcccccccacaaCACGGGTCCCAACGGGCCGGAGCAGGAGAACCCCCCTCAGTCCAAGAGGAAAGGCCTGCCAAAGAACCCACAGGGGGCCTCCCCATCTGGACTGGACTCTTCAAGGGCCCCGCCCTCTAAAGACAAGAGGCTGCAGCCCAGAG GGGGCGCTTCAGGGGGTTCCACCAAAGGAGGACGAGGCGTGAAGAAACCCGTGTTTGAGTCCTACATGAGTCCACAGGAGGTGTCCCAGCGCCTCAAACGAGGAGAACTCCTTCAG GGGCAGCTCCGGATCAACCCCAAGAAATACCACGAGGCCTACATCTCCCCCCCG GACGACTCCTGGGACATCTTCCTGGACGGCGTTGCTGCTCGTAACCGCGCTCTGAACGGAGACGTGGTGGCGGTGCAGCTCCTCCCCCGGGCCCAGTGGAAG GTGGTGAGGGCCGATCCTGAGGGGGAGGGCTCCAGCGAGTCGGACGTCCAGAAAGAAGCCCTGGCGTGCAGCGACGTGGGCGGAGTCTCCAGAGCGCTGGAGGGGACGTCCCTCACCGCCACAG GGGAACCTCTGGAAGGCCCCCCAGCACCCAGCAGTGAGGAAGGCCCCCCAGCACCCAGCGGTGAAAGACTCCAAAGAACTGCTAAa GTGGTCTATATTGTGGAGAGGAAGCACTCCAGAGCCGCCGTGGGCTTCCTGAAGCCCCTCCCCGACAAGCCGTTTGCCCTGTTCTCCCCCAGCGACCACCGGGTGCCCCGGGTCAACGTGCCCCTGGACGACTGCCCTGGGGGCTTCAGCTCCTGCCCCAGCGCCTTCAGCAGCACCCTGTTCATCTGCAGGATCACCGGCTGGGAGGCCGACAGCAGCTTCGCAGACGG GCGACTGGCCAAGACCCTGGGGCAGGCCGGAGACATCGAGCCGGAGACGGAGGGCATCCTGACCGAGAACGACGTGGACTCCTCCGACTTCCCCCCTGAGGTGCTGGACTGCCTCCCCCAGGACGCGCCCTGGACCGTCCCCCCCCAGGAGCTGAGCAGGAGGCGGGACCTGAG GAAGGAGTGTGTCTTTACCATCGACCCCACTACTGCCAGAGACCTGGACGACGCCCTGTCCTGTAAACTCCTCCCAGACG GAAACTTTGAGGTGGGGGTCCACATCGCTGACGTGAGTTACTTTGTGGAGGAGAACACCGCCCTGGATGCTGCTGCCAGCCAGAGAGCCACCAGTGTCTACCTGGTCCagaag GTGGTGCCCATGCTACCCCGCCTGCTGTGTGAGGAGCTCTGCAGTCTGAACCCTCTCACCGACCgactggccttctccatcgtCTGGAAGCTCACACCTGaggggaag atCCTGAGCGAGTGGATTGGCCGCTCGGTCATCCGCTCCTGCGTGAAGCTGAGCTACGACCACGCCCAGAGCCTGATCGAGGCCCCAGAGGGGACGGTCCTGGTGGGAGGGCTGCCCCCCGTGGACCTGGATCACCCTGTGGAGCGGGTCCACCAGGCGGTGCTCCACCTACACGCCATCGCCCAGAAGCTGCGGGCGCAGCGCTTCTCCAACGGGGCTCTCCGGCTGGACCAG GTCAAAATGTCCTTCACTCTGGACAGAGACACCATGATGCCCCAGGGCTGCTACCTGTACCAGTACCGGGACAGCAACAG gttggtggaggAGTTCATGCTGCTTGCCAACATGGCCGCTGCCCACCGGATCCACCGCAGCTTCCCTGAACGGGCCCTCCTCCggtgccacccccccccaaagacCAAGATGGTGGACGAGCTGCAGGAGCTGTTTGACCAGCTGGGGCTGGAGATCGACCTGTCGTCCTCTGGAGCGCTGCAC aggagcctCAATGCTGCTGTGGGTGAAGACGAGTTCTCCTCGGTGAGGAAGGAGGTCCTGACCCACATGTGTGCCCGCCCCATGCAG gTGGCGCTTTACTTCTGCTCGGGCGGGCTGTCCCCGGAGCGCTTCAGGCACTACGCCCTCAACGTGCCGCTCTACACCCACTTCACCTCCCCCATCAGGAGATACGCCGACATCCTGGTCCACCGCCTACTGGGGGCCTCTCTGG GTGGGGGTCCAGGTCTGAGTCTGTCAGCGGAGCAGCTGCAGAAACAGGCGTCGCTCTGCAACGACAGGAAGTCCACGTCCAAGAGGGTCCAGGAGCTGAGCAGCGAGCTCTTCTTCGGGGTGTTCGTCAAG GAGTGTGGCCCCCTGGAGTCCCAGGCCATGGTGATGGGGGTGCTGAACGAGTCCTTCGACGTGATGCTGCTCAGATACCGAGTGCAGAAACGCATCTACTGCAAG TCGGTGGGGGGTCTGAAGTCGTTCCGTCACCGGAAGCTGGGGAGGAGGTCTGAGCTGAGTCTGGAGTGGAACCCCGAGAACCCTGAGGACCCCCCAGTGGAACAG GTCATCACTCTGTTCACGCTGGTGGACGTCCAGCTGAGAACCGACGCTGGCCTGAAGTTCAGCGCAGCGCTCCAGAGGCCCcccagaccagaaccagaaccagcagctGCAGAACCTGTGACGGACGGCAGCAGAAGCTCTGAGTAG